The following are from one region of the Salvia hispanica cultivar TCC Black 2014 chromosome 1, UniMelb_Shisp_WGS_1.0, whole genome shotgun sequence genome:
- the LOC125202235 gene encoding protein RESPONSE TO LOW SULFUR 3-like: MAPSIAIPAAAQQTKGEAALRRRNGELERELRESLEREERTRAELTRAMERLMVTEEAEERLCFQLGELEAEAVGQAREYRARIMELMEQLAGMTRQTSPFSSLISQ; encoded by the coding sequence atggcGCCAAGCATTGCCATTCCCGCGGCCGCGCAGCAAACGAAAGGAGAGGCGGCGCTGAGGCGGAGGAACGGGGAACTGGAGAGGGAGCTGAGGGAGAGCCtcgagagagaggagagaacGAGGGCGGAGTTGACACGAGCAATGGAGCGCCTCATGGTCACGGAGGAGGCCGAGGAGCGCCTCTGCTTTCAGCTTGGCGAGCTCGAGGCCGAGGCCGTGGGCCAGGCCCGGGAATACAGGGCCCGGATTATGGAGCTGATGGAGCAGCTTGCCGGAATGACTCGACAAACCTCCCCATTTTCAAGCCTCATTTCTCAatga